One genomic segment of Mycolicibacterium chubuense NBB4 includes these proteins:
- a CDS encoding acyl-CoA dehydrogenase, giving the protein MSKTFSTSSLAITDEHQDLADAVAGQLGRLQSLARARAALDGGTAHPPEIWSAATELGWTGLAVTEDSGGSGFGLAELAVVLECQGRQLCPGPFLPTVSASAVIDMCAPESVRAQLLPDLAAGRTVGALGMSGTVAVDADLTATGEANAVLGAPDAAVLVLVAGEDVVIVDAGADGVTVTARESLDPTRSIGSVALRGVAVPADRVLRGAARDARTAFRTLAAAEAVGVSWAALEMAVEYARVREQFGRTIGTFQAVKHHAANMLVCAEVATAATWDAARADDLDSAWFPAAAAAALAIRAQVFNAQNNIQLHGGIGFTWEHDCHLYLRRARTLAALMADGVDPLVDVVEAQRSGRAHGASFTLPPEAAEYRDQARQAAEHVRGLPAGAQRDYLVDSGYLVPHWPTPWGRGADVLEQLVIEEEFAGVDRPDMGITGWVALTIAQAGTDEQRERWVEPVLRGQVMWCQLFSEPGAGSDAAAVRTSAKKVDGGWRVTGQKVWTSLAHMCQWGLATVRTDPEAPKHAGVTMMAIDMTADGVTVNPLRGLTGDSHFNEVFFDDVFVPDSDVVGDVNKGWLVARATLGNERISIGGGSGAPTGTTPDHLVKLLDATPETAARYVLRAGEIIAEIHTLRLLNLRRATRALAGAEPGPEGNVTKLLVAESGQRLTELAFELAGTAAVTEQTPQLTRGYLGNRAMTIAGGTSEITRNTIAERILGLPRDPLLK; this is encoded by the coding sequence GTGAGCAAGACCTTCAGCACGTCCAGTCTGGCGATCACCGACGAACACCAGGATCTCGCCGATGCCGTCGCGGGGCAGCTGGGCCGGCTGCAGTCACTGGCCAGAGCTCGGGCCGCACTCGACGGTGGTACCGCTCATCCGCCGGAGATCTGGTCGGCCGCAACGGAACTCGGGTGGACGGGACTGGCGGTCACCGAAGACTCGGGCGGCTCGGGATTCGGGTTGGCCGAACTCGCGGTGGTGCTCGAGTGCCAGGGCAGGCAGCTGTGCCCTGGCCCGTTCCTGCCCACTGTGTCCGCATCGGCGGTGATCGACATGTGCGCGCCGGAATCCGTTCGCGCTCAACTGCTTCCAGACTTGGCCGCTGGGCGCACGGTGGGCGCGCTCGGGATGTCGGGAACCGTCGCCGTGGACGCGGACCTGACGGCCACCGGCGAGGCGAACGCCGTGCTCGGCGCCCCGGACGCCGCGGTCCTGGTGCTGGTCGCGGGCGAGGACGTCGTGATCGTCGACGCCGGCGCCGACGGGGTGACCGTGACGGCGCGGGAGTCGCTGGACCCCACGCGCAGCATCGGATCGGTCGCGCTTCGCGGGGTCGCGGTGCCCGCCGACCGGGTGCTGCGCGGCGCCGCCCGCGACGCGAGGACCGCGTTCCGCACCCTGGCGGCCGCCGAGGCCGTCGGGGTCAGCTGGGCGGCACTCGAGATGGCCGTCGAATACGCCAGAGTCCGAGAGCAGTTCGGCCGGACCATCGGCACCTTCCAGGCCGTCAAGCATCACGCCGCCAACATGCTCGTCTGCGCCGAGGTCGCCACGGCAGCCACCTGGGACGCCGCGCGGGCCGACGACCTCGACAGCGCGTGGTTCCCCGCCGCCGCGGCCGCGGCACTGGCGATCCGCGCTCAGGTCTTCAACGCGCAGAACAACATTCAGCTCCACGGCGGAATCGGCTTCACGTGGGAACACGATTGCCACCTCTATCTGCGCCGCGCGCGCACGCTGGCCGCGCTCATGGCCGACGGCGTCGACCCGCTCGTCGACGTCGTCGAAGCACAGCGCAGCGGCCGGGCGCACGGTGCGTCCTTCACGCTGCCCCCGGAAGCCGCCGAGTACCGCGACCAGGCGCGGCAGGCCGCCGAGCACGTGCGCGGTCTTCCCGCCGGGGCGCAACGCGATTACCTCGTCGACTCCGGATACCTTGTGCCGCACTGGCCTACACCGTGGGGCCGCGGCGCCGACGTCCTCGAACAACTCGTCATCGAGGAGGAGTTCGCCGGTGTCGACCGGCCGGACATGGGCATCACCGGGTGGGTCGCCCTGACGATCGCGCAAGCGGGCACCGACGAGCAGCGAGAACGCTGGGTGGAGCCGGTGCTGCGCGGCCAGGTCATGTGGTGCCAGCTGTTCTCCGAGCCGGGCGCCGGATCGGACGCCGCGGCGGTCCGGACGTCGGCCAAGAAGGTAGACGGGGGATGGCGGGTCACGGGGCAGAAGGTGTGGACGAGTCTGGCCCACATGTGCCAGTGGGGGCTGGCCACCGTGCGGACCGACCCTGAGGCCCCCAAACACGCCGGCGTCACGATGATGGCCATCGACATGACCGCCGACGGGGTGACGGTGAACCCGTTGCGGGGTCTCACCGGTGATTCCCACTTCAACGAGGTGTTCTTCGACGACGTCTTCGTGCCGGATTCCGACGTCGTCGGCGACGTCAACAAGGGCTGGCTGGTGGCCCGCGCGACGCTGGGCAACGAACGCATCTCGATCGGCGGCGGCTCCGGCGCACCGACCGGAACGACGCCGGACCACCTGGTGAAGCTGCTGGACGCCACCCCGGAGACGGCGGCCAGGTACGTCCTGCGTGCCGGCGAGATCATCGCCGAGATCCACACGCTGCGCCTGCTCAACCTGCGCCGCGCCACCCGCGCCCTGGCCGGCGCCGAGCCGGGGCCGGAGGGCAACGTGACCAAGCTGCTGGTCGCCGAATCGGGCCAGCGGCTCACCGAGCTGGCCTTCGAACTGGCGGGCACGGCCGCGGTCACGGAGCAGACACCGCAGCTGACCCGCGGTTATCTGGGCAATCGGGCGATGACGATCGCGGGTGGCACCTCGGAGATCACGCGCAACACGATTGCCGAGCGGATCCTCGGACTGCCCCGCGACCCGCTGCTCAAGTAG
- a CDS encoding alpha/beta hydrolase produces the protein MTERPDIRYPGPTFTTRLQWLLKASPSDYMLAASVASASLPVIGKRLEPLGALTAMAVWGSRHAPDFLNSGVKSLFAPGDEERKQRERDCTNEVTEAALRGLVSAKDLDIDWPAADPKPPLWRMREHLKSVHKTSVRYGPRPGQLLDVWRRDDLPAEPAPVLLFVPGGAWVHGSRMLQGYALMSHLAQKGWVCLSIDYRVAPHHRWPAHITDVKTAIAWARANVDKFGGDRNFVAIAGCSAGGHLAALAGLTPNDPEMQEELPEGSDTSVDAVVGIYGRYDWEDRSTVERVRFVDFLERVVVQRKISKRPEVFRNASPIARVHADAPPFLVVHGTGDSVIPVAQAQSFVERLRAVSRSVVGYLELPGAGHAFDMTDGARTGAASTAIGLFLNHIHRNRSLIGAKEVI, from the coding sequence ATGACGGAACGACCGGATATCCGGTACCCCGGCCCCACCTTCACGACTCGTCTTCAGTGGTTGCTGAAGGCAAGCCCCTCCGACTACATGCTGGCCGCGAGCGTCGCCTCGGCGTCCCTGCCGGTGATCGGGAAACGCCTTGAGCCCCTTGGCGCGCTGACCGCGATGGCGGTGTGGGGCTCGCGACACGCGCCGGACTTCCTCAACTCCGGGGTGAAGTCGCTGTTCGCGCCCGGTGACGAGGAGCGCAAGCAGCGCGAGCGGGACTGCACCAACGAGGTCACCGAGGCCGCGCTGCGCGGTCTGGTCTCCGCCAAGGACCTCGACATCGACTGGCCGGCGGCCGACCCCAAGCCGCCGCTGTGGCGGATGCGTGAGCACCTGAAGAGCGTGCACAAGACCTCGGTGCGCTACGGGCCCCGGCCCGGACAGCTGCTCGACGTGTGGCGCAGGGACGACCTGCCCGCCGAACCGGCGCCGGTGCTGCTGTTCGTGCCGGGCGGTGCCTGGGTGCACGGCAGCCGCATGCTGCAGGGATACGCGCTGATGTCGCACCTGGCGCAGAAGGGCTGGGTGTGCCTGTCGATCGACTACCGGGTCGCGCCGCACCACCGCTGGCCTGCACATATCACCGACGTCAAGACGGCGATCGCGTGGGCCAGGGCCAACGTCGACAAGTTCGGCGGAGACCGCAACTTCGTCGCGATCGCCGGGTGCTCGGCCGGCGGCCACCTCGCCGCGCTGGCCGGTCTGACCCCCAACGACCCCGAGATGCAGGAAGAGCTGCCCGAAGGCTCGGACACCTCGGTCGACGCGGTGGTCGGCATCTACGGGCGCTACGACTGGGAAGACCGATCCACCGTCGAACGCGTCCGGTTCGTCGACTTCCTCGAACGCGTCGTCGTGCAGCGCAAGATCTCCAAGCGTCCCGAGGTGTTCCGCAACGCCTCGCCGATCGCGCGGGTGCATGCCGACGCACCGCCGTTCCTGGTCGTGCACGGCACCGGCGACAGCGTGATCCCCGTCGCCCAGGCGCAGAGCTTCGTCGAACGCCTGCGCGCCGTGTCGCGATCGGTGGTGGGCTACCTCGAACTCCCCGGTGCCGGCCACGCGTTCGACATGACCGACGGTGCCCGCACCGGTGCGGCGTCCACGGCGATCGGCTTGTTCCTCAACCACATCCACCGAAACCGAAGCCTCATCGGGGCGAAAGAGGTTATATAG
- a CDS encoding WS/DGAT/MGAT family O-acyltransferase: protein MKRLRGWDAVLLYSETPNVHMHTLKLAVIELDGLNGAKFGVEELRKVIHSRLYKLDPFRYELIDIPFKFHHPMWRENAEVDLDYHVRPYRVDAPGGRRQLDEAVGRLASTPLDRSRPLWEMYLIEGLAGGRIAVLGKIHHALADGVASANLLARGMDLQEGSQADRDSYATDPAPSRGELVRSAFGDHLRQIARLPATVRYTAQGVRRVRESPHKLSPELTRPFTPPPTFMNHMLDATRRFATATLALADVKETAKHLGVTINDMVLAISAGALRKLLLQYDGHADHPLLASVPVSFDFSPDRISGNYFTGVLVSLPVDVEDPLKRVSAAHDAAAAGKESNNLIGPELVSRWSAYFPPAPAEAMFRWLSNKDGQNKVMNLPISNVPGPRERARVGGALVTEIYSVGPLTAGSGLNITVWSYVDQLNISVLSDGKTLNDPHELTDAMVEAFVEIRGAAGLSTQLTVVDTAMAP, encoded by the coding sequence GTGAAAAGGCTTCGTGGTTGGGACGCTGTGCTGTTGTACAGCGAAACCCCCAACGTACACATGCACACGCTGAAGTTGGCGGTGATCGAACTCGACGGTCTGAACGGTGCGAAGTTCGGGGTCGAAGAGCTCCGCAAGGTCATCCACAGCCGGCTCTACAAGCTCGACCCGTTCCGCTATGAACTGATCGACATCCCGTTCAAGTTCCACCACCCGATGTGGCGGGAGAACGCCGAGGTCGACCTGGACTATCACGTCCGGCCCTACCGCGTGGACGCCCCGGGCGGGCGTCGTCAGCTCGACGAGGCCGTCGGCCGGCTCGCCAGCACCCCGCTGGATCGCAGCCGTCCGCTGTGGGAGATGTACCTGATCGAAGGGCTGGCGGGCGGCCGCATCGCGGTGCTCGGCAAGATCCACCACGCGCTGGCCGACGGTGTCGCGTCGGCGAATCTGCTTGCTCGCGGCATGGATCTGCAGGAGGGTTCGCAGGCCGACCGCGACTCCTACGCGACCGACCCGGCTCCGTCGAGGGGGGAGCTGGTGCGGTCGGCGTTCGGGGATCACCTCCGCCAGATCGCGCGGCTCCCGGCGACGGTGCGCTACACCGCGCAGGGCGTCCGGCGGGTCCGGGAGAGCCCGCACAAGCTGTCGCCGGAACTCACCCGCCCGTTCACTCCGCCGCCGACGTTCATGAACCACATGCTCGACGCGACGCGCCGGTTCGCCACCGCGACGCTGGCGCTGGCCGACGTCAAGGAGACCGCCAAGCACCTGGGCGTGACGATCAACGACATGGTGCTGGCGATCTCGGCCGGCGCCTTGCGAAAGCTGTTGCTGCAGTACGACGGCCACGCGGATCATCCGCTGCTGGCGTCGGTGCCGGTCAGCTTCGACTTCTCCCCGGACCGGATCTCGGGCAACTACTTCACCGGCGTGCTGGTGAGCCTTCCGGTGGACGTCGAGGACCCCTTGAAGCGGGTCAGCGCCGCCCACGACGCCGCGGCCGCGGGCAAGGAGAGCAACAACCTCATCGGGCCCGAACTGGTCAGCCGGTGGTCGGCGTACTTCCCGCCCGCCCCCGCCGAGGCCATGTTCCGCTGGCTGTCCAACAAGGACGGGCAGAACAAGGTGATGAACCTGCCGATCTCCAACGTGCCGGGGCCCAGGGAACGCGCGCGGGTCGGTGGTGCGCTGGTGACCGAGATCTATTCGGTCGGCCCCCTGACCGCGGGCAGCGGACTCAACATCACTGTGTGGAGCTACGTCGACCAGCTCAACATCTCCGTGCTCTCAGATGGCAAGACGCTCAACGACCCTCACGAGCTCACCGACGCGATGGTCGAGGCGTTCGTCGAGATCCGCGGCGCCGCAGGGCTTTCCACGCAGCTGACGGTCGTCGACACCGCGATGGCCCCCTAA
- a CDS encoding alpha/beta hydrolase codes for MAKRRPLLRAVAELLNAANGVRPLAREGYPTIPVFAFGWPTSEMSALYLAGSMLDAVRRGLRGDFRGVRGRLAMVLTAVAWGLLWVIHHRNVAAQPHFEEPLREALGEDYQEIAEAAKSTRRRLVGVFPNDVIRRRYVEHTVQYGPHGRVNRADIWRRADLPRDGKAPVLLQVPGGAWAIGMRRPQAYPLLSHLADHGWVCVSIDYRVSPRHTWPDHIVDVKRALAWIKEHIAEYGGDPDFVAISGGSAGGHLSALAALTSDDPQFQPGFEDADTSVVAAVPVYGRYDWVSGRGNGRREFIAFLQKFVVKRSITADHQLYVNASPRFLVRPDAPPFFVLHGRDDSIIPVPEGREFVEALREVSTSPVVYAEIPHAQHAFDFYYGSPRAHYTAQAVEEFLSWVQAKRPRTTRTPPDLPAARP; via the coding sequence ATGGCTAAGCGCCGACCCCTGCTCCGAGCCGTCGCGGAACTGCTCAACGCCGCCAACGGCGTGCGTCCGCTGGCCCGCGAGGGCTACCCGACCATCCCGGTGTTCGCGTTCGGGTGGCCGACGTCGGAGATGTCGGCGCTCTACCTGGCGGGCTCCATGCTCGACGCGGTGCGCCGCGGCCTGCGCGGCGACTTCCGGGGAGTCCGCGGCCGGCTCGCGATGGTGCTCACCGCGGTCGCGTGGGGTCTGCTGTGGGTGATCCACCACCGCAACGTCGCCGCGCAGCCACACTTCGAGGAGCCGCTGCGCGAGGCGCTCGGCGAGGACTATCAAGAGATCGCCGAGGCGGCGAAATCGACCAGGCGGCGGCTGGTCGGCGTCTTCCCCAACGACGTGATTCGCCGCCGTTACGTCGAGCACACGGTGCAGTACGGACCGCACGGCCGGGTCAACCGAGCCGACATCTGGCGCCGCGCAGACCTACCCCGCGACGGCAAAGCGCCTGTGCTGCTTCAGGTTCCGGGTGGCGCCTGGGCCATCGGCATGCGCCGGCCGCAGGCTTACCCGTTGCTGAGCCATCTCGCCGACCACGGCTGGGTGTGCGTGTCGATCGACTACCGCGTCAGCCCGCGCCACACCTGGCCCGACCACATCGTCGACGTCAAGCGGGCGCTGGCGTGGATCAAGGAGCACATCGCCGAGTACGGCGGCGATCCGGACTTCGTGGCGATCAGCGGCGGATCGGCGGGCGGGCACCTGTCCGCCCTGGCGGCGCTGACGTCCGACGACCCGCAGTTCCAGCCCGGCTTCGAGGACGCCGACACCTCGGTGGTGGCCGCGGTGCCCGTCTACGGGCGCTACGACTGGGTGTCCGGGCGGGGCAACGGGCGCCGGGAATTCATCGCGTTCCTGCAGAAGTTCGTGGTCAAGCGGTCGATCACCGCGGATCATCAGCTCTACGTCAACGCGTCGCCGCGGTTCCTGGTACGCCCGGACGCACCGCCGTTCTTCGTCCTGCACGGCCGGGACGACTCGATCATCCCGGTGCCCGAAGGCAGGGAGTTCGTCGAGGCGCTGCGAGAGGTGTCCACGTCGCCGGTGGTGTACGCCGAGATTCCGCACGCCCAGCACGCCTTCGACTTCTACTACGGCTCGCCCCGGGCGCACTACACCGCACAGGCGGTCGAGGAGTTCCTGTCGTGGGTGCAGGCCAAACGCCCAAGAACGACGCGAACGCCGCCTGACCTCCCCGCCGCCCGACCCTAA
- the fadD12 gene encoding acyl-CoA ligase FadD12 — protein MGLTDPLTSALGLLSTMVRAGVIAPMRPDKYLRIASAMSRENMAVTSGFAAAAARCPDRAGLVDELGILTWRQIDRRADALAAALQALPEGQPEVIGLMARNHRGFVDALIAANRIGADVLLLNTSFAGPALAEVVAREGEGRTLAVIYDEEFTESVDRALADRPETARIVAWSDTAGEHPTVEDMITAHDGQEPARSLTKSRVILLTSGTTGTPKGASHSGGDPSVLKAILDRTPWRAEQSVVVAAPMFHAWGFSQLAFAASMACTIITRRKFDPEATLDLVDRHRATGLCVVPVMFDRIMDLPDEVLDRYSGRSLRFAAASGSRMRPDVVVSFMDRFGDIIYNNYNATEAGMIATATPRDLRAAPDTAGRPADGTQIRILDADMQEVPAGEVGSIYVRNSTQFDGYTSGKTKKFHEGFMSSGDVGYLDGEGRLFVVGRDDEMIVSGGENVYPIEVEKTLAAHDDVAEATVLGVDDEKFGQRLEAFVVLRPGVAATADDLKVYVRENLANYKVPRAITVLDELPRSITGKISRKDLQDRIENG, from the coding sequence ATGGGACTGACGGACCCGCTCACCAGCGCTCTCGGCCTGCTGTCCACGATGGTGCGCGCGGGCGTCATCGCGCCGATGCGGCCCGACAAGTACCTGCGCATCGCCTCTGCCATGTCGCGGGAGAACATGGCCGTCACCTCCGGATTCGCCGCGGCCGCGGCGCGGTGCCCGGACCGGGCCGGCCTGGTCGACGAGCTCGGCATCCTGACGTGGCGGCAGATCGACCGGCGGGCCGACGCGCTGGCCGCCGCCCTGCAGGCGCTGCCGGAGGGGCAGCCCGAGGTGATCGGGCTGATGGCCCGCAACCACCGCGGCTTCGTCGACGCGCTGATCGCCGCCAACCGCATCGGCGCCGACGTGCTGCTGCTCAACACCTCGTTCGCCGGTCCGGCGCTGGCCGAGGTCGTCGCGCGCGAAGGCGAGGGCAGAACGCTCGCCGTCATCTACGACGAGGAGTTCACCGAGTCCGTCGACCGCGCGCTGGCCGACCGGCCCGAGACCGCCCGCATCGTCGCGTGGAGCGACACCGCCGGCGAGCACCCGACCGTCGAGGACATGATCACCGCCCACGACGGGCAGGAGCCGGCACGCTCGCTGACCAAGAGCCGGGTGATCCTGCTGACCTCGGGCACCACCGGGACGCCCAAGGGTGCCAGTCACTCCGGCGGCGACCCGAGCGTGCTCAAGGCGATCCTCGACCGCACCCCGTGGCGGGCCGAGCAGTCGGTCGTCGTCGCGGCGCCGATGTTCCACGCCTGGGGCTTCTCGCAGCTGGCGTTCGCGGCGTCGATGGCGTGCACGATCATCACCCGCCGCAAGTTCGACCCCGAGGCGACGCTGGATCTGGTCGACCGCCACCGCGCCACGGGTCTGTGCGTGGTCCCGGTCATGTTCGACCGCATCATGGACCTGCCCGACGAGGTCCTCGACCGCTACAGCGGCCGCTCGCTGCGGTTCGCCGCGGCCTCGGGGTCGCGGATGCGGCCCGACGTGGTCGTCTCCTTCATGGACCGGTTCGGAGACATCATCTACAACAACTACAACGCCACCGAAGCGGGCATGATCGCGACCGCGACACCGCGCGACCTGCGGGCCGCGCCGGACACCGCGGGCAGGCCGGCCGACGGCACGCAGATCCGGATCCTCGACGCCGACATGCAGGAGGTGCCCGCCGGCGAGGTCGGCAGCATCTACGTGCGCAACTCGACGCAGTTCGACGGCTACACCTCAGGCAAGACGAAGAAGTTCCACGAGGGGTTCATGTCCTCGGGCGACGTCGGTTACCTCGACGGCGAAGGACGGCTCTTCGTCGTGGGCCGCGACGACGAGATGATCGTCTCGGGCGGGGAGAACGTGTACCCGATCGAGGTGGAGAAGACGCTGGCCGCCCACGACGACGTGGCCGAGGCCACCGTGCTCGGCGTCGACGACGAGAAGTTCGGCCAGCGGCTGGAGGCCTTCGTCGTGCTGCGGCCGGGCGTCGCGGCCACCGCGGACGATCTCAAGGTTTACGTCCGGGAAAACCTGGCCAACTACAAAGTGCCACGGGCGATCACGGTGCTCGACGAATTGCCCCGTAGCATCACCGGAAAGATCTCCCGCAAGGACCTACAGGACCGAATCGAGAATGGCTAA
- a CDS encoding 1-acyl-sn-glycerol-3-phosphate acyltransferase, whose product MSVLRPFLKGYHRAEVRGLENFPAGGALVVANHSGGLFAMDVPVFASGFYEKFGFDRPVYTLSHDMLMVGPSGVFFKKTGFIPASHENADEALRSGGVVVVFPGGDYDVYRPTLSANKIDFGGRTGYVRAALNSGVPIVPTVSIGGQESQLFLTRGTEIAKALGPIARAFRTKILPVSFGFPFGLSVVLPVNVPLPTKITMKALPPIDIVAEFGEDPDVDEVDAHVRRVMQRALDELAKERRLPVLG is encoded by the coding sequence ATGAGCGTGCTGCGGCCCTTCCTCAAGGGCTACCACCGCGCCGAGGTGCGGGGGCTGGAGAACTTCCCGGCCGGCGGCGCGCTGGTGGTCGCCAACCACTCCGGTGGCCTGTTCGCGATGGACGTTCCGGTGTTCGCCTCGGGTTTCTACGAGAAGTTCGGGTTCGACCGGCCGGTGTACACGCTGTCGCACGACATGCTGATGGTGGGCCCGAGCGGGGTGTTCTTCAAGAAGACCGGGTTCATCCCGGCCAGCCACGAGAACGCGGACGAGGCACTGCGCTCCGGCGGCGTCGTGGTCGTCTTCCCGGGCGGTGACTACGACGTGTACCGGCCGACGCTGTCGGCGAACAAGATCGACTTCGGCGGCCGGACGGGGTACGTGCGCGCGGCGCTGAACAGCGGGGTGCCCATCGTCCCGACCGTCTCGATCGGTGGCCAGGAGAGCCAGCTGTTCCTCACCCGCGGCACCGAGATCGCCAAGGCGCTCGGGCCGATCGCGCGGGCGTTCCGCACCAAGATCCTGCCGGTGTCGTTCGGTTTCCCGTTCGGCTTGTCGGTGGTGCTGCCCGTCAATGTTCCCCTGCCGACCAAGATCACCATGAAGGCGCTGCCCCCGATCGACATCGTGGCCGAGTTCGGCGAGGACCCCGACGTCGACGAGGTCGACGCGCACGTGCGGCGGGTGATGCAGCGCGCCCTCGATGAACTCGCCAAGGAGCGCCGGCTGCCGGTGCTGGGCTGA
- a CDS encoding SDR family oxidoreductase yields the protein MNTEHVTALVTGANRGLGRRFAEQLVARGAKVYAAARRPETIDLDGVVPIQLDITDPESVRRASELASDVTVVVNNAGVSTRADLLEGSIDDIRLEMETHYFGTLNVVRAFAPIVERNGGGAILNVLSVLSWLHPATSGAYSAAKAAAWALTDAVREELAPRGVHVAALHVGYMDTDMVKDVPAGQKTDPGVVAEQALEGLFAGAPEILADELTRGVKSQLSSTPW from the coding sequence ATGAACACCGAACACGTCACCGCACTGGTCACCGGAGCCAACCGCGGCCTCGGCCGCCGCTTCGCCGAGCAACTCGTCGCCCGGGGGGCGAAGGTGTACGCCGCCGCACGCAGGCCGGAGACCATCGACCTCGACGGCGTCGTGCCGATCCAGCTGGACATCACCGACCCCGAGTCGGTCCGCCGCGCTTCCGAGCTCGCCTCCGATGTCACCGTCGTCGTGAACAACGCGGGCGTGTCCACCCGCGCCGACCTGCTGGAGGGTTCGATCGACGACATCCGCCTCGAGATGGAGACGCACTACTTCGGCACGCTGAACGTGGTCCGGGCGTTCGCGCCGATCGTGGAACGCAACGGCGGCGGCGCGATCCTCAACGTCCTGTCGGTGCTGTCGTGGCTGCACCCGGCGACCAGCGGCGCGTATTCGGCCGCGAAGGCGGCGGCGTGGGCACTGACGGACGCGGTGCGCGAGGAGCTCGCGCCCCGGGGCGTTCACGTGGCGGCCCTGCACGTCGGCTACATGGACACCGACATGGTCAAAGACGTTCCGGCGGGGCAGAAGACCGATCCCGGCGTCGTCGCCGAGCAGGCACTCGAGGGGCTGTTCGCCGGTGCGCCGGAGATCCTGGCCGACGAGCTCACGCGCGGCGTCAAGTCACAGCTGTCGTCCACTCCATGGTGA
- a CDS encoding helix-turn-helix domain-containing protein codes for MSDPSRRDRLRELLDAVTDVGNTGVGAMARSSYASEFHFSREVRRLTGESPAALRRRVMLERAAWRLQRGEAVSTVAAEEGWSSAEVFSRAFRRTYGLPPSQAGHVHFRLPAPNGLHFHPPQSLWLDSDPGGGPPIGVPDVTQLLVVHDIDDTAHLIARAADLTPEQWVADVRPGQTVLDWDGPEPSVGAVLAAIVWAKLVWLATIAGEDFPPRSATQPDLVGAEALAARHDDVAQRWRAMVSEYSAAGRLGDTVIDALCEPPESFQLYGIVAHVLTYSAHRRELARAMLADLGVDTRRGDPLDWMR; via the coding sequence GTGTCCGATCCCTCGCGCCGCGACCGGCTCCGTGAACTCCTCGACGCGGTCACCGACGTCGGCAACACCGGTGTCGGCGCCATGGCGCGCAGCAGCTACGCCTCGGAGTTCCACTTCTCGCGGGAGGTGCGCCGGCTGACGGGCGAATCTCCCGCGGCGTTGCGGCGGCGGGTCATGCTCGAACGCGCCGCGTGGCGCCTGCAGCGCGGAGAGGCGGTCTCCACGGTCGCCGCCGAGGAGGGCTGGTCGTCGGCCGAGGTGTTCTCGCGGGCGTTCCGGCGCACGTACGGACTCCCGCCGTCGCAGGCCGGGCACGTGCACTTCCGATTGCCCGCGCCGAACGGCCTGCACTTCCACCCGCCGCAGTCGCTGTGGCTGGACAGCGACCCGGGCGGCGGTCCGCCGATCGGCGTTCCCGACGTCACGCAGCTGCTGGTCGTCCACGACATCGACGACACCGCTCACCTGATCGCCCGCGCGGCCGACCTGACGCCCGAGCAGTGGGTGGCCGATGTCCGGCCGGGCCAGACCGTGCTGGACTGGGACGGACCCGAACCCAGCGTCGGCGCGGTGCTCGCGGCCATCGTGTGGGCCAAGCTGGTGTGGCTGGCGACGATCGCGGGTGAGGACTTCCCGCCGCGGAGCGCCACGCAGCCCGACCTGGTGGGCGCCGAGGCGCTGGCCGCCCGCCATGACGACGTCGCGCAGCGTTGGCGCGCAATGGTTTCGGAATACTCGGCGGCGGGCCGGCTCGGCGACACCGTGATCGACGCGCTGTGCGAGCCGCCCGAGTCCTTCCAGCTGTACGGGATCGTCGCCCACGTGCTGACCTACTCCGCGCATCGCCGGGAACTCGCCCGCGCCATGCTCGCCGACCTCGGCGTGGACACCCGCCGCGGAGACCCGCTGGACTGGATGCGATGA
- a CDS encoding dihydrofolate reductase family protein, which yields MTCVYYTASSLDGYIVDEDASLDWLTSRDIDADGPFGIDPFLETVGALVMGAATYEWILENHPGEWMYAQPSWVMTHRPEIVADGHPVQPFSGTAAELYPSLVSAAAGKDVWVVGGGDVAAQFTAAGLVDEMIVSYAPCTLGAGSRVLPIRSEWTPASSAVNGDFVCARWRRA from the coding sequence ATGACCTGCGTTTACTACACCGCCTCGAGCCTGGACGGCTACATCGTCGACGAGGACGCCAGCCTGGACTGGCTCACCTCACGCGACATCGACGCCGACGGCCCGTTCGGCATCGACCCGTTCCTCGAGACCGTCGGCGCGCTCGTGATGGGTGCGGCGACCTACGAGTGGATCCTGGAGAACCATCCGGGCGAGTGGATGTACGCCCAACCGTCGTGGGTGATGACGCACCGCCCCGAAATCGTCGCCGACGGGCACCCGGTGCAGCCGTTCAGCGGGACGGCCGCCGAGCTGTATCCGTCGCTGGTGTCCGCGGCGGCCGGCAAGGACGTCTGGGTGGTCGGCGGCGGCGACGTCGCCGCCCAGTTCACCGCGGCCGGCCTGGTCGACGAAATGATCGTGTCGTATGCGCCCTGCACGCTGGGCGCGGGGTCGCGGGTGCTGCCGATCCGCTCGGAGTGGACGCCGGCCTCCTCGGCCGTCAACGGAGATTTCGTGTGCGCGCGGTGGCGGAGAGCCTGA